Within Bactrocera oleae isolate idBacOlea1 chromosome 6, idBacOlea1, whole genome shotgun sequence, the genomic segment GAACCTTATCGAGATTGCAACGAGCAGCATCAAAGATTGCTATCATAATGTCAATTGTTTTTTGCAACTCAATGATAATGTCTGCACTGACACAATGCCCTTTTATATTTTAGCGATTTTTGCATCTTCTTagcaaaattttcttaattactttttatcgttgattaagttattttttgaaatttaattcctCCTCTTGGCACAGTTTTCTGAAAAACGTATCCTTACATACATTGGATCATTTCGTTAACTCTCGTTATTTTCGTGTCATTATGTGtaatttctaaatattctgtttaATAAAATGTTGGACAATATCAGACTTATTTCTTTaatcttttaatataataacCGTTCATAATCGTGCAATCTATTGTTTAACATGTAATGAAAAAGAGATATAGCAGAGTAAAATTAATTAGAACTTGGCCAATCGCAAACATTATGTACTGAACTAAAAACTAAGCCCGAAGGGCATGGCCTTTGAATTCCACATTCACACTGACAAACTATGTAACCATTTGATCTAGAATCAGGGAACATAGCGCCATCAGGCTGATTTTCACATACTCCTTTATTGTTGCATGTGGTACCAGATGGCCCAGTAGCTGGGCCACTTACTGTGGTAGACGTGGATTCAGTGGTTATATCAGAAGTAGTTGATGGTAGAGTTAAAGGCGACGAACTtgatggtgttgttgttgcacctTGAGTGGTTATATCAAAAGTAGTTGACGATGGAGTTGAAGGCGACGAACTtaatggtgttgttgttgtaccttGAGTGATTATATCTGTTGGAGTGCTAGAAGTTCCCGGTGAATCTGTATTTTCAAGAGGCCAATCGCAAACATTTACCTCTGGATTAAAAACTAAGCCAGAAGGGCAAGGCATTGATATTTCACATTCGCACTGACACACTATGTAACCATTTGATCCGGAATCAAGAAACATGGCACCATCGGGCTGATTTTCACAGACTCCCTTGTTATTGCATGTAGAACCGGATGGTCCGGTAGCTGGACCACTTAGTCCTTGCAATAAATCATCTATTGCGTTATTTCCAATGGCATATAATGCACAtaataaaattctaaatattactgtaaatataaattttagtttacaATCAAATCCTGAGGTATTTGTAAATAGAAAACAAAGTTTCTACCGTTTCGCATTTATATTGCTCTTAATAGCGTTCTGAAAATGTTAAGCGACCTAGGAATCTTTGTAGACTGATTACTTTGCCAATAAGTTTCTAAGTAATAAATACTAAACCAATCGCTCATAGTATAAAAGTAATGAGAtctcaaatgtacatatattacgcTTTGAAAAATCAACGCTCTTTTAATAAGTATAAGTAATATGCAATTTTTAACCACATGGGATATACTCGTACCACTGCTGAATGggacatgtatatgaaataatattgtatatggtaCTTGCATATACACTTGTGGTAAATGCAGATGGATATCTTTTCGCGCGAATTATGAACTTGCATATAagcattttttatatgttatatttataaaactaattaccTTGAATAAGCCCGCAATCcaagaaaaataaacgaacgacCGGCTGTGATTTGAAATAACCTGGCTAGTATTGGAGGATTGAAAGAAGATCGAATTATTTAGAGTTACTATGgaacaaattattttagttaattaattaattttacagtAAGGGTTAGATATTCttatacacatacttgtatgtatgtatatatacagtataagtACCATCATTAAGACTATCTTATCGttgccaaatttttttatttgataaccGTTTTACTGCGAATCAATTTGAGAACATTTAATAAAGACTTAAattaatgctgaaaatattgacatatagtaattatatatattatgttcaAAATTAAGTGTCATTAAACGTTGAAATAATTTCACTACAAATAGTTAGCGTTTAGATAGTTACTAATGCTACAGAATAATATGTCACATAAAAttcatgaaaatttattgataaaaGCATCGTTATCATTCTGATAAATAGTGGCGAGTATGCACACAGTAACTGATTCTaagacctaaaactaatcgaaataaatatagagacGTACctatcaaaataataaagatgACGAGATGAAATGATTTTCAGATGTCTGTCTATCCATAAAAGTGATAACAATTTCAATCTCTTGAAACTGGTTATGTGTTTTCTTTGGGACTCTGAGAAGGTTTGTACATCCAATTTagtaacaaatttcaaaactgaTGTAGGGCTGATATTGTGTAGCGAATAGTCGAAATCGGTCCAGACAGATCCGATTAATATATGAACCAGCGCGTTTTCTTAAGCATAACATAGCGTGATAAGAATGTACGATTGTACAGATGTATCTTGCCCCTCTCCTATACCCAGTACAAAGATTTCGATCCTTTAACTCTCATATAGTAAAcctgatataattaatttagtaGCCCTGCTTGTCGTTTCAGTTTATATCGGTCGAATAATATAATTTCCCTAGCTGACGGTATATAAGACCGATTATAATGATTTAGACCCctttggttgactttataccgtacatATATTGCGAGATATCTCAATAAATTTCAGCGAGAATATTTCGCTTTCCATATTTCGGTTCCAATAATGAATTGAATCAGTTCGGGCCTTCCCTCATAACTCATTCGCTTAAACTACTAATTTTAGTTAGTCTGGTTAAATATCTACcataaattaaataagacatTTTGACGGAATTTGGTGGTGGGTGACCTATGAAATCAGttgattttgtattaaaaatgcgcatatttgtatattattaaaacttgtatattttattaaaactaatgcCCCAAACTATACGTTATTTTGATACCAAATAAATGCTTCTTacctatttttatttgatttattgcattttaaggcACTGTGacctcaaataaaaataaaaataaacttccAATCAGTAAATGATTGTAGACAGACGGAGACTATAACTATAAAGAAACGTATCACGTTCGTGAATTTTAAATCCCAGAAAGTCAAACGTGTACTCAGTTTCAAGATGTTTGACTAGACTTGGTTTGTAATTCACTGAAAAGCCATCAGTtattattgatttaaatttagGAAAGTTTATGCATACTTAttttgttcgtgataaagtacacatggcatttttatttactattcaTATTCATAGAATTActgaagtaaaaatttctaattaataAAGATGGCAACAGAGACTGTGATGTGTCCAATTATTTTTGCAAGATTTTAAAACTGATAAAATTGAAAGAGATAAGAAagacatacatttatacaaatgACCTTGTATCACAAACGCTCTGGCTTCCTTCTACGCGCATTCAGCATTGGGCTTCCCGCTTGGGTGGTTAGGTTCAGGTTAGCTGCCAACGAAGTCATCTAACAGCAGGCCCAAGAAATGTGTTGCAACGCGGTGGTTAGAGTCATGCGGGAACTCTTTGTACGCGGGACATCTATTTAGTATGTCGCGATCAATGATAGTAAGAGTCTGGATAAGtaagagtttaacctgctacagtatccagaaccgAGTTGCACAAAGGTTTGCTGGTCGAAATAGACGGTGATTGATCTAtcgtttaatatttctttttcccCGAGCAGTGAAGAAATATTAGACCTTTTTTTTACGTTATGTTTATAAGCGGGGTTTAAGCTATGCGGTGGCCTGGTCGAATTCATATCATACGACAGCAGCATTGTCATCATGTCACTTCTGCAGCCTGTtctgaaaatattagtaaatatcAGAAATTGTCTGACAAGTGTGTGAATTCTGAAGCAATTCGTTGTAATCCGATTCTAAACAGGTTTAGAGCAAATGTTACAGCGATAAAAAGAGCATTGATCAACATATTAGCAATGGCCAAGGCTCCAAGAAGTATGAGCGCAGCATCACGAATTCGTTAAAATAACAAACCTGGAATACTGAATTATActgcattttcaatttaaattctaaataaacaaattttgcgATTTATTATTGTTAACAAACTACTGCTTATAATGAATTGAATTTGTTGACTGTACACAATATTCACAGATATGATTATCAAAATACATGCCATTACATGTAAtgcagtttttaaattaatgacgctaaatataatatatctatgcatatataatagaatggttatatattataatgtagTTAATACAATAGAATATGTGTTAGAATTCatgaaatattttagtattattttctGAGTAATTGTTAAATAAACAGAGGATTGAACACGTAATCAAGGTAATGTAATTTATTCAGAAgccagtaaaaatttttaaaaatatgtttataaaatataaaattaaaatgtcaaataagCGGTTGCTGAATATTTTTTCAACCAGGGCCGCGCAcattagtaataaatatttattatagtaattaaatatttattatagtaagtaaatatttattattatatcaaatacaatgttatacatttttatatttaatttcaattatttttctatatGTGTTTAATGTTAGTATTTACGCATGTTAATAGTATATTCAAAGAGTATAttgatacaaatttattaattaagaatgattacaataataattcatttaggAATTCATAAtttgtattatacatattttatctaATTCTATTTGCGTTAATATTTCTTCGTTCAAACTAAATTCACCAAGTAATAACactgttttcatttttattgttcaATTCTAAACTGTGTAcgctacaaaaaataattacatttatttattaagtaactTAAACTTATGGCCCAAACAAATACTTCCTTTTTTGATCATCGATGTATTCTTGAGTAGATAATTGTATAGCACGTTGTAGCATTTCTGATTCGCTTAACTGGCCAAAACCTGCTAAAGCGAAAAAGCACTAAGCTGTTTTTAAACcgttaataatttaattgctaTACTAACCATCTGTTGCGTATGAAGCTTCCAAAAGCTCTTGATAAAAATTCGAAGATTCTTGATTGTCGACAGATTGGCTTGAGCTCTCTGTTGAAGATTTCGACAAAGGTAAGGTACATTTTGAAGTAGATGCTGATAGCATATCTAATAAATTATCACGAGCATTCAAAAAATCCTTTTCAGGGGTTGTAGTGCACGATTGTTTTGATGTGCAAGGCTGCTGCTCACCCTCTGGAGTATGTGATCGCATCAAAGGCGCATCCCCCTCGTTTTCATATTTCGGACTTTTTCCTATCCCACGCGTAGTTGCCGCAACACTATATaaagttaatatttataaaccaATGCCAATGATTTTAATTCCATTAAAATGAGCAGTTCTTAAAATCCTCACCTCTTCCCTTTGGCTATGACCACCGGTTCACGACGTCGTTTTTTCCCACCGGCCCGCAAATTAGCATTACGCTTTTTCAATACTTTTAAATTCCCAGCACTATTACCCCCACTACCTATTCCGATTGAGCTTGTACTACTTATATCCGTATCATCACTATCTAATTCCCATTCACCGACGGAATGTGGCGacgttgtatttttatttacactgtgagctataatatttaatgattttgGGGACAAGCCACGATTATGCTCCAAATTTGGTGGTGTATCTGTCGTATCGACGCTTGCACTTAAGTTGCGTTCAAATGCCTTTGTTGTCTTTGTTGTAGAGTCAGTATGTGTCGCCTTATCAATGTCAGTATGTGCAGAATTGTTACTGCAGTTGCTTGTGTTAGTATTCAAATCACTAGAATTATTGTGTTTAACAGAATATTTTGAAGGAGATGCTTCCGAATCTGAAGCAACTTCAGCAGATGTTACAGTAGCTGATGTGGATGCCGCAGTAGCGTTAATACGACTTTTGTGCAAATTTTCTCGGCACCACTGTAAATAAGATTCTCGTGCAATTTGTTCTTCTATAGCCTCGTTCGTAGCTTCCCAATCAGTTGTTTTCAGTTTATCTTCAAACATTGTCTATTATTATGAAAGAAccgaaaaatgtattaaatgtaGGGATTAAAAAAGGgtgtattttatacatttctcTTCATTTTACCTGTTCAATTTCCATTTGTTCACTCAAGAGCACAGCTTCTTTTGTTTGCAGGTCAGGCTTATGACCAGCTAAGCCTAAACCAACACCAACAGTTGCATTGTATGGATCGAGAATTGCATTATAATGCGAACCACGTTGATAGGATAGACGCAGTGCTGCAAAACCCTTATTCAATTGCTcagaattgaaaatatttatgggagctaagtcaaataaaaaatattttattaaagtaaatcTAATTTAACCAATATATACGTACTTGGCTTGTATGAATAAACTTCAACTGGACGATTATATATTTCCGACATAGCTTGTATTTCTATATGATTACCATGAGAATCCTTTCGCCGTTTTCGTTTAATGTAACTATTTATATCTTCAGTGACAAAGTGTGAAAAATATTCTCGATTTTTGTACTAAAAGTGAAAAGAATATTGCATGATTTGATTGAACTATTTCTCGACTACGGCTTACAATGTAATCCATCGTATGCTGGCGTACTACGTCGTGCATTTCCTCATCACCATAAATTTGTAATGAGATAGATCGAAATAAACAAGCACCATCTTCCTCAACTGGTCGTAGCTCGTACCCGCGTCCAGCCATACATTTTGCAAACTGTTCATCGCGTTGCTGCCACTCATCGGCAGTAATAGCATCTTCTTTGGGCCGCAAGTGCTCATCACCACTATTGTAACCAGAATAAGTTTCTTCGACTGCTTTTAGCAAATTAGCCGCCGCTTGTGTAGTCGATGTTGATAATTTGGGACTCTGACAACTAAGTACAACTGATCCAGTACCGAGTTGATCAGCTGAATTTTCAACCGTTTCAACTGTCGCTGTACTGGCACTGGTACCCATTACATTTTTTCCTACGGGAGTGCTAACAATGTTGTTAACAGCAGCACCTGTACTTGAAGGTACATTACTATGAACATGCGGGCTGCTACATTTGTTAGAGCCGGTATTATTTGAAACGCTTACTGTGGAAAGTTTTTCTCTTTCTACGCGTTCCCGTTTATGTATATGGTCATGGTGATCTCGACGCTTGGAACGCGAGCTAATAAAAGATAAATTGCAGAACtgaaaaaataactaatttgCGTATTATTTTTAATCACCTTTTATGTGGGCTACGACGATGACGGGCTATGTCGTCGAAGACTTCAACTCTTCGCTGAGGGCTCTGAATTTATGAAagatgaatgaaaatgtaataaatgttTATGAATTCTTTTAATCACAATGGATATCGTAAAAAATCTTGTGTAAAAATGGAttcgtaataaataatatttttaaaattaaatatcttatTTCCTTACCTGCCCGGCCCGACATTGACCATGTGTATTAGCGTTTCGAGTACTGTTTTGGCTATGACTGTTGATTGGTTCAACCACATTATGAACAAGTCCATGAGTATGAGTCCCATGTTGATGTGGAGTATGTGTATGGCTATGGCTATGTGTTTCTTTCTTTTCGTCTGAAGCCGCACGTTTCTGCGTTGGTGAAATTATAGGTTTGATAGTCATTGTAgctttatattttgttaataactaaGAAAAAGTTCGCAAGTTGCAGAAGTTTCCAGTATGTTTGTCTATTTATAGTATTTCCATGAGTATACTTCACAGTAATGACTACGTAAcactattgttgttgcaattgttattTTCGCGATTAATGCACTTTGGTATTACcgtttttttgtagttttaatttgcaatttttctgtttttcgcTCTTAATCTGAGCGTCATAGTTATGatcaattatgtacatatgtattacgttattacaaaattaacataTCTTTTATGGTTTACTATGGAAAACGCATATCAAACACTCAGAAGTCACTCATTTGGTTaaaccttcattttattcacaGGTGATCGAAATTACGTCTTTGTTAGCtaaaacatatgcatgtatatataacacTTAAGAATCAGTTGAAAAACTTTAGCTTTCTTGAAAATGTTTGCAATATTGTAAAAGGTACTAGAATTTTTAATGGATAGATCTGCTAATTATTTTTTCACGTTTTAACACGATTTTAGAAGTCTAGtggcaaagaaaaatttttcaatatatttcttttacgTAGTTTTCTACTTTCTGTATGTTATTCTTCTGTTTTGCCTTAGTATTTCAACGCAGCTGTGTTTATAGTTTATTAGCCTTGCCACTGtaacacattttaataaaaaaacaatatttaatggCAGCACTATAAATGTTATGAAATTTAGTACAAATGGAAATCGTTGAGCGATAGTACGATGATGTCAATGACATATTCCAAAAACTGGGGCTTTAAATTATCGGTAATCGTACAATGTAGTGGAAAATAGCTATATTATATCATTACATTGAGATACTGTTATTCTTATTTTCACTACTTACCACAAtagcttttatattaaaaacgtttcttataccttaatacttttaaatattgcttttttattttgttttttttttttttaatggcttGCTTTAATAGATTCTTGGGGTTAATTCAAACACGTCTTGAAGCAAAAACTTCATTTTCATTCGGAGTAATAGAttcacataaacatacatacatattagtaTATCATAAAACTATCCTTAACTGTTAATTTACTCACCCAAATTAATGTATTGATATTATTCAATTGTTTTTTCATAAATGTTTGCTTTTATAACCTGGCATATTTATCTAGTTTTATCAGTTTTctctcataaaatatatgcacaatttttattattaaaatatttgatttctttatttacttcaaaaatgttatatgattagttaaaataatttcatacatttcacatacatatacatataatgaattattatttactatttGTGTAAATCATa encodes:
- the LOC138857640 gene encoding chondroitin proteoglycan-2-like yields the protein MRNVIFRILLCALYAIGNNAIDDLLQGLSGPATGPSGSTCNNKGVCENQPDGAMFLDSGSNGYIVCQCECEISMPCPSGLVFNPEVNVCDWPLENTDSPGTSSTPTDIITQGTTTTPLSSSPSTPSSTTFDITTQGATTTPSSSSPLTLPSTTSDITTESTSTTVSGPATGPSGTTCNNKGVCENQPDGAMFPDSRSNGYIVCQCECGIQRPCPSGLVFSSVHNVCDWPSSN
- the Duba gene encoding serine-rich adhesin for platelets isoform X2, translated to MTIKPIISPTQKRAASDEKKETHSHSHTHTPHQHGTHTHGLVHNVVEPINSHSQNSTRNANTHGQCRAGQSPQRRVEVFDDIARHRRSPHKSSRSKRRDHHDHIHKRERVEREKLSTVSVSNNTGSNKCSSPHVHSNVPSSTGAAVNNIVSTPVGKNVMGTSASTATVETVENSADQLGTGSVVLSCQSPKLSTSTTQAAANLLKAVEETYSGYNSGDEHLRPKEDAITADEWQQRDEQFAKCMAGRGYELRPVEEDGACLFRSISLQIYGDEEMHDVVRQHTMDYIYKNREYFSHFVTEDINSYIKRKRRKDSHGNHIEIQAMSEIYNRPVEVYSYKPTPINIFNSEQLNKGFAALRLSYQRGSHYNAILDPYNATVGVGLGLAGHKPDLQTKEAVLLSEQMEIEQTMFEDKLKTTDWEATNEAIEEQIARESYLQWCRENLHKSRINATAASTSATVTSAEVASDSEASPSKYSVKHNNSSDLNTNTSNCSNNSAHTDIDKATHTDSTTKTTKAFERNLSASVDTTDTPPNLEHNRGLSPKSLNIIAHSVNKNTTSPHSVGEWELDSDDTDISSTSSIGIGSGGNSAGNLKVLKKRNANLRAGGKKRRREPVVIAKGKSVAATTRGIGKSPKYENEGDAPLMRSHTPEGEQQPCTSKQSCTTTPEKDFLNARDNLLDMLSASTSKCTLPLSKSSTESSSQSVDNQESSNFYQELLEASYATDGFGQLSESEMLQRAIQLSTQEYIDDQKRKYLFGP
- the Duba gene encoding serine-rich adhesin for platelets isoform X1, which gives rise to MTIKPIISPTQKRAASDEKKETHSHSHTHTPHQHGTHTHGLVHNVVEPINSHSQNSTRNANTHGQCRAGQSPQRRVEVFDDIARHRRSPHKSSRSKRRDHHDHIHKRERVEREKLSTVSVSNNTGSNKCSSPHVHSNVPSSTGAAVNNIVSTPVGKNVMGTSASTATVETVENSADQLGTGSVVLSCQSPKLSTSTTQAAANLLKAVEETYSGYNSGDEHLRPKEDAITADEWQQRDEQFAKCMAGRGYELRPVEEDGACLFRSISLQIYGDEEMHDVVRQHTMDYIYKNREYFSHFVTEDINSYIKRKRRKDSHGNHIEIQAMSEIYNRPVEVYSYKPTPINIFNSEQLNKGFAALRLSYQRGSHYNAILDPYNATVGVGLGLAGHKPDLQTKEAVLLSEQMEIEQTMFEDKLKTTDWEATNEAIEEQIARESYLQWCRENLHKSRINATAASTSATVTSAEVASDSEASPSKYSVKHNNSSDLNTNTSNCSNNSAHTDIDKATHTDSTTKTTKAFERNLSASVDTTDTPPNLEHNRGLSPKSLNIIAHSVNKNTTSPHSVGEWELDSDDTDISSTSSIGIGSGGNSAGNLKVLKKRNANLRAGGKKRRREPVVIAKGKSVAATTRGIGKSPKYENEGDAPLMRSHTPEGEQQPCTSKQSCTTTPEKDFLNARDNLLDMLSASTSKCTLPLSKSSTESSSQSVDNQESSNFYQELLEASYATDAGFGQLSESEMLQRAIQLSTQEYIDDQKRKYLFGP